A single Drechmeria coniospora strain ARSEF 6962 chromosome 03, whole genome shotgun sequence DNA region contains:
- a CDS encoding ABC transporter ABCl1 codes for MESVTRIEQASNEQIRDRDHAAKNDEPPLQLLHSDDDDEYTPDIQALARSYSQPLEVPSLGQLMAESDSPHNPNSPNFNGRKWAKTAVKLLSQNGTSYRSAGVCFQNLNVHGYGRSTDFQKDIANVWLSVAGFVRRMTKTGSRRVDILRQLDGLLHKGEMLVVLGPPGSGCSTFLKTIAGEKGTHHVSDGSYMNYQGIPATEMRSRHRGEAVYSAEEDVHFPQLSVGDTLYFAARARQPRHLPVGVSESQLATYLRDVAMAVFGISHTANTCVGSQLIRGVSGGERKRVTIAEAALSGAPLQCWDNSTRGLDSANAIDFCRTLRLQADVFSATACVSMYQAPQDAYDLFDKVLVLYEGRQIFFGRADAAAKYFHDLGFHCPERQSTPDFLTSMTSPPERVVRPGFAGKVPRTSDDFAAAWRRSQEYATLQLQLEEYKKTHPLGGHDAEVFRASKQAQQAQGQRNESPFMRSYWSQVTFCLWRGWKRLVCDPSTPIGAIIGNFILALIIGSVFYNLDSTSSSFFARGALLFFALLMNAFASSLDILTLYAQRPIVEKHNRYALYHPSAEAISSLLCDLPYKIMNSIIFNSTIYFLANLRREPGAFFFFLLVTFSAVLVMSMIFRTIASASRTLSQALVPASILMLDLVIFTGFVLPKQYMLGWCRWLSYINPLAYTFEALMVNEFHNRQFTCTDFIPTSQAPSEGLSGALAKYANVANSNRVCSAIGAIQGQDFVSGDAYTNSQFDYEWGHRWRNFGILIGFTVLFLISYLVAAEYVPAEMAQGEILVYRRGHRPTSAKHADKESDDAEHATTETKPVVSPGGGEKGEGVLQQQTTVFHWHDVCYDIPMKPEPRRILDRVDGWVKPGTLTALMGVSGAGKTTLLDCLAGRASIGMLTGDMFVDGRPRDMSFQRKTGYVQQADLHLHTATVREALAFSALLRQPAEIADSEKLAYVEEVIKMLDMEEYSDAVVGVPGEGLNIEQRKRLTIAVELAAKPPLLLFVDEPTSGLDSQTSWVILDLLEKLAKSGQAVLCTIHQPSAMLFQRFDRLLLLAEGGKSIYFGEIGEGSRTMTGYFEKHAGYGCPADANPAEWMLQVTRTTTSEDGDGSGADWVRTWRESDEFVAVQEELDRLKREPQRRAAGRPLGDEDGPGSNGEFAAPFTVQLKQSLVRIFQQYWRTPVYIYSKLALCTLTSLFIGFIFFQAPNTVQGLQNQMFAIFQLLTVLGQIVQQSMPQFMIQRSLYEARERPSKVYSWVVFMLSQIIVELPWNGLMSVVMYFCWYYPVGLHRNAEAAGETSERGALMFLFILMFMLFTSTFSTFVTAGFESAEGAANLASLMITLSLIFCGVLVQSANLPRFWVFLNRVSPFTYLVGGMLSTGVANTEVVCAANELLHFSPPAEQTCGEYMSSYVEIFGGRVMDASATATCAFCPIADTNTFLARVDSRYSERWRNLGILSAYVVFNIAAAMLVYWLARVPKRSSRGAQAKS; via the exons ATGGAATCAGTCACGCGCATCGAACAAGCTTCGAATGAGCAAATTCGCGATAGGGACCATGCCGCTAAGAATGATGAGCCACCTTTGCAACTGCTacacagcgacgacgacgatgaataCACACCAGACATCCAAGCTCTTGCTCGCTCGTACTCGCAGCCCTTGGAGGTGCCCAGCCTAGGACAGCTCATGGCAGAATCAGATTCTCCTCACAATCCCAACTCACCCAACTTCAACGGTCGCAAATGGGCGAAGACGGCTGTCAAACTATTGTCCCAAAATGGCACATCATACCGATCCGCGGGCGTCTGCTTCCAGAACCTCAACGTCCACGGCTACGGCAGGTCAACCGACTTCCAGAAGGACATTGCCAACGTCTGGCTCTCTgtcgccggcttcgtgcGCAGAATGACCAAAACAGGCAGTCGGCGTGTTGATATTTTACGCCAGCTCGATGGTCTGCTGCATAAAGGCGAAATGTTGGTTGTTCTAGGTCCGCCAGGATCCGGTTGCTCTACTTTCCTCAAAACCATTGCTGGCGAGAAAGGCACCCATCACGTCAGCGACGGATCCTACATGAACTACCAAG GAATTCCCGCAACAGAGATGCGCTCTAGGCACCGCGGAGAAGCCGTCTACAGCGCGGAAGAAGATGTGCATTTCCCTCAGCTCTCCGTCGGCGACACCCTGTACTTTGCCGCCCGGGCTCGTCAGCCGCGACACTTGCCAGTGGGTGTCAGCGAGAGCCAGCTCGCCACCTACCTGCGAGACGTTGCGATGGCTGTCTTTGGCATCTCCCACACTGCCAACACTTGCGTGGGTAGCCAACTGATCCGCGGAGTTTCCGGAGGCGAGCGTAAACGCGTTACCATTGCCGAAGCCGCCCTATCAGGGGCCCCGTTGCAGTGCTGGGATAATTCCACTCGAGGCCTCGACTCGGCCAACGCCATCGACTTCTGCCGGACATTGCGGCTGCAGGCGGACGTCTTCAGCGCAACCGCGTGCGTTTCCATGTACCAGGCGCCGCAGGACGCCTACGATCTGTTCGATAAAGTGCTCGTTTTGTACGAGGGCCGTCAGATTTTCTTCGGAAGAGCCGACGCTGCTGCCAAATACTTCCATGACCTTGGATTTCACTGTCCCGAGAGACAATCGACGCCCGATTTCCTGACGTCCATGACGTCGCCACCGGAGCGAGTGGTGCGACCTGGATTCGCCGGCAAGGTTCCTCGGACCTCGGATGACTTTGCAGCCGCGTGGAGGCGGAGCCAAGAGTATGCAACGCTTCAGCTGCAACTGGAAGAGTACAAGAAGACGCACCCTTTGGGCGGACACGACGCCGAAGTCTTCCGGGCCTCGAAGCAAGCGCAGCAGGCGCAGGGTCAACGCAACGAGTCCCCCTTCATGCGCTCGTATTGGAGTCAGGTCACATTCTGCCTCTGGCGCGGGTGGAAAAGGCTGGTTTGCGATCCAAGCACGCCGATCGGGGCGATTATCGGAAATTTCATCTTGGCCCTCATCATCGGAAGCGTTTTCTACAACCTCGACAGCACCTCGTCCAGCTTCTTTGCCCGGGGGGCCTTGCTCTTCTTTGCACTGCTCATGAATGCCTTTGCTTCCTCCCTGGAT ATATTGACCCTGTACGCGCAGCGACCAATCGTCGAGAAGCACAACCGCTACGCCCTGTATCATCcttcggccgaggcgatTTCGTCCCTGCTCTGCGACTTGCCGTACAAGATCATGAACTCCATCATCTTCAACTCCACCATCTACTTCCTGGCCAATTTGCGGAGGGAACCGGGAGcctttttctttttcctCCTCGTTACCTTTTCCGCCGTTCTGGTCATGTCCATGATCTTCCGGACCATCGCTTCGGCGTCCCGCACATTATCGCAGGCCCTCGTTCCAGCCTCCATCCTGATGCTCGACCTCGTGATATTCACCGGTTTCGTGCTGCCGAAACAATACATGCTGGGGTGGTGCAGATGGCTGAGCTACATCAACCCGTTGGCGTACACGTTCGAGGCACTCATGGTAAACGAGTTCCACAACCGCCAGTTCACCTGCACGGATTTCATTCCCACGTCGCAGGCCCCTTCGGAGGGTCTCTCCGGGGCACTTGCCAAGTACGCCAACGTCGCCAACAGCAACAGGGTCTGCAGTGCCATCGGCGCCATCCAGGGGCAGGACTTTGTCAGCGGCGACGCCTATACCAATTCGCAGTTTGACTATGAGTGGGGTCATCGCTGGCGTAACTTTGGCATCCTCATCGGTTTCACCGTCCTCTTCCTCATCAGCTACCTCGTTGCGGCGGAATACGTGCCGGCAGAAATGGCTCAGGGTGAGATTCTGGTTTATCGTCGCGGTCATCGGCCGACATCGGCCAAGCACGCCGACAAGGAGTCGGACGATGCGGAGCATGCCACCACCGAAACAAAGCCCGTCGTCTCTCCAGGTGGCGGGGAGAAGGGCGAAGGCGTCCTGCAGCAGCAGACGACGGTGTTTCACTGGCATGACGTCTGCTACGATATCCCGATGAAACCTGAGCCGCGACGGATCCTGGACCGAGTCGACGGGTGGGTGAAGCCCGGAACGCTGACTGCGTTGATGGGAGTCTCCGGTGCGGGAAAGACCACGCTACTGGATTGCTTGGCCGGCCGGGCTTCGATAGGCATGCTCACGGGAGACAtgttcgtcgacggccggccacgAGACATGTCGTTTCAGCGGAAAACGGGTTACGTCCAGCAGGCCGATCTTCATCTGCACACGGCCACGGTGCGTGAAGCGCTCGCCTTCAGCGCGCTGCTTCGTCAACCTGCCGAGATTGCCGATTCCGAAAAGCTGGCGTACGTGGAGGAAGTGATCAAGATGCTGGACATGGAGGAGTactccgacgccgtcgtcggcgttccGGGCGAAGGTCTCAACATCGAGCAGCGCAAGCGCctcaccatcgccgtcgagctggcggCCAAGCCCCCTCTGCTGCTCTTTGTCGACGAGCCCACCTCCGGACTGGATTCTCAGACGTCCTGGGTCATCCTTGACctgctcgagaagctcgcGAAGTCGGGCCAGGCGGTGCTCTGCACGATCCATCAACCGTCGGCGATGCTGTTTCAACGTTTCGACAGGctcctgctgctggccgAAGGCGGGAAAAGCATCTACTTTGGGGAAATTGGCGAAGGCTccaggacgatgacgggcTACTTTGAGAAGCACGCCGGATACGGCTGTCCCGCCGACGCAAACCCCGCCGAGTGGATGCTGcaggtgacgaggacgacgacgtccgaggacggagacggcTCCGGTGCGGACTGGGTGAGGACGTGGCGCGAGAGCGACGagttcgtcgccgtccaggAGGAGCTTGACAGGTTGAAACGGGAGCCGCAACGGCGTGCTGCCGGACGGCCGCTCGGCGATGAAGACGGGCCAGGCAGCAACGGCGAGTTCGCGGCCCCCTTCACCGTCCAGCTGAAGCAGAGCCTCGTCCGCATCTTTCAGCAATACTGGCGAACGCCCGTGTACATATACTCCAAGCTGGCTCTCTGCACCCTCACCTCCCTCTTCATCGGTTTCATCTTCTTCCAGGCGCCCAACACGGTGCAGGGCCTTCAAAACCAGATGTTTGCCATCTTTCAGCTGCTCACGGTGCTCGGTCAAATCGTGCAGCAGTCGATGCCGCAGTTCATGATCCAACGGTCGCTGTACGAGGCGCGCGAGCGACCTTCCAAGGTCTACTCCTGGGTTGTTTTCATGCTCTCGCAAATCATTGTCGAACTGCCCTGGAACGGGCTCATGTCGGTGGTCATGTACTTTTGCTGGTACTACCCCGTCGGCCTGCACCGcaacgccgaggcggcgggcgagacgaGCGAACGCGGCGCGCTGATGTTCCTCTTCATCCTCATGTTCATGCTCTTCACCAGCACCTTTTCCACCTTTGTCACGGCCGGCTTCGAGAGCGCCGAGGGGGCGGCGAACCTGGCGAGCCTGATGATCACGCTGAGCCTCATCTTCTGCGGCGTCCTCGTGCAGTCGGCCAACCTGCCGCGCTTCTGGGTGTTCCTGAACCGCGTCTCTCCCTTCACctacctcgtcggcggcatgctGTCGACGGGCGTGGCCAACACCGAAGTCGTCTGCGCCGCGAACGAGCTGCTACACTTTAGCCCGCCGGCGGAGCAGACGTGCGGCGAGTACATGTCCAGCTACGTCGAGATAttcggcggccgcgtcatGGATGCGAGCGCGACGGCCACGTGCGCCTTCTGCCCCATCGCCGACACCAACACGTTCCTCGCTCGCGTCGACAGCAGGTACTCCGAACGGTGGCGAAACCTGGGCATACTCTCCGCCTACGTCGTCTTCAAcattgccgccgccatgctcgtTTACTGGCTCGCGCGCGTGCCCAAGCGGAGCTCTCGTGGTGCGCAAGCGAAGAGCTAA
- a CDS encoding alanyl-tRNA synthetase has translation MAVPARTYLAFHHAAKLLRLKTTVLSICPFSALEEANRALFKQANADEDHVVVTRETIFHPQGGGQPSDEGTMAAIDSKVDGHDPLFQVRAARMDAVHDGQVLHLGRFAAGSGPTMMQPGAIVEQLVDEEKRLLYSRLHTAGHVLGSAVRSLLEDEIPGFDELKASHSPDSASCEFRGSIEGKWKEPIQSRVDEYLARAMPVEIDFWTEEDFRNAGLERLIPDRRLLPPGENRFRVVRIVGAEVYPCGGTHVDTTDKCGPTIVKKISRTKGTSRVSYTVS, from the coding sequence ATGGCTGTCCCGGCTCGGACCTACCTCGCCTTTCATCATGCGGCAAAACTGTTGCGGCTCAAAACGACGGTGCTGTCCATCTGTCCATTCTCGGCGCTCGAAGAAGCCAATCGAGCGCTCTTTAAGCAGGCCAATGCGGACGAAGATCATGTTGTCGTGACCAGAGAGACCATCTTCCACCCTCAAGGTGGTGGCCAGCCATCAGACGAAGGGACAATGGCAGCAATCGACAGCAAAGTTGACGGCCATGACCCTCTTTTCCAAGTCAGGGCGGCGCGGATGGATGCCGTACACGATGGCCAGGTGTTGCATCTAGGCCGCTTCGCTGCTGGCTCCGGACCGACGATGATGCAGCCTGGTGCTATCGTCGAGCAGCTAGTCGACGAAGAGAAGCGGCTTCTTTACTCTCGTTTGCACACCGCAGGCCACGTCCTTGGCTCCGCCGTGCGAAGCCTactcgaggacgagatccCGGGCTTCGACGAGCTCAAAGCGTCTCATTCTCCTGACAGCGCATCGTGCGAGTTTCGTGGCAGCATCGAAGGCAAGTGGAAGGAGCCAATTCAGAGTCGGGTTGACGAGTACCTTGCCCGCGCCATGCCGGTTGAGATTGACTTTTGGACCGAGGAAGACTTTCGAAACGCTGGTCTTGAGCGACTGATTCCAGATCGCAGACTTTTGCCGCCTGGAGAGAACCGCTTCCGCGTTGTCCGtatcgtcggcgccgaagtGTACCCCTGCGGGGGAACACACGTTGACACAACTGACAAGTGCGGTCCGACAATCGTAAAGAAGATTTCGAGGACAAAGGGCACAAGCCGAGTGAGCTATACTGTTTCCTAG
- a CDS encoding major facilitator superfamily transporter gives MGTLVLLRTVGRSFHVTSPPQLAWLVAGYSLTVGTFILFSGRLGDVFGHKRMLLTGFSWFSLWSLVAGLSVYSNYKLAVFSRVLQGIGPAICLPNALAILGTAYPPGHRKAMVFAFFGAVAPIGAIFGGIFASLLTLAWWPWALWAMSIWLALLAGAGNVAIPSLPKTSSPRQDWASWITLLDLPGAFVGVVSLVLFNFAWTQAPIDDWGTPTVLAPLVLGIVLFALFLVIEMRWSPMPLLPFDAINADVAFVLATVGCGWATFGVWTLYLVQIMQEIHQLSPLITTVWFCPVAVAGAAAAVCTGKLLGPWQMKPALVMTLAMAAFTTGSIITALAPTDQIYWGQIFISMVIMPFGMDMSFPAATLILSNDVSKEHQGIGASLVNTVVNYGIALGVGFAGTVEVQVNGKGELVEEKIRGFKGALYMGVGLASLGLAVSLVFLARELFKPTRPNGSLRPAVPA, from the coding sequence ATGGGCACATTGGTACTCTTGCGCACCGTCGGAAGAAGCTTTCACGTTACGAGTCCGCCACAACTTGCctggctcgtcgccggctaCTCCCTGACCGTTGGAACCTTTATCCTCTTCTCCGGCCGACTTGGCGACGTTTTCGGCCACAAGAGGATGCTTCTCACCGGCTTCTCCTGGTTTTCTCTCTggtccctcgtcgccggcctgaGCGTGTACTCGAACTACAAGCTCGCCGTCTTCTCTCGCGTTCTCCAGGGCATTGGCCCAGCAATCTGTCTCCCCAACGCGCTCGCCATCCTTGGCACAGCGTATCCGCCAGGTCACCGGAAAGCGATGGTCTTTGCCTTCttcggtgccgtcgctccCATCGGTGCCATTTTCGGCGGCATCTTTGCCTCACTACTGACCCTGGCCTGGTGGCCGTGGGCGCTATGGGCGATGTCCATCTGGCTTGCCTTGCTGGCCGGAGCTGGTAACGTTGCGATCCCTTCACTGCCGAAAACGTCGAGCCCTCGGCAAGATTGGGCGTCTTGGATCACTTTGTTGGATCTGCCCGGCGCATTTGTCGGTGTTGTTTCCCTCGTTCTCTTCAACTTTGCGTGGACTCAGGCACCGATTGACGACTGGGGAACGCCAACCGTTCTCGCTCCCCTCGTTCTTGGCATCGTCCTGTTTGCTCTGTTTCTCGTTATCGAGATGAGGTGGAGCCCGATGCCACTGCTTCCCTTCGATGCCATCAACGCAGACGTCGCTTTTGTCTTGGCAACTGTAGGCTGTGGATGGGCCACATTTGGAGTCTGGACTCTGTACCTCGTTCAGATCATGCAAGAAATCCATCAACTGTCACCACTGATCACGACTGTCTGGTTCTGCCCTGTCGCCGTTgccggggccgccgccgccgtctgtACGGGCAAGCTTCTTGGCCCTTGGCAGATGAAGCCAGCGCTTGTCATgacgctcgccatggccgcttTCACCACAGGCTCCATTATCACGGCCCTGGCGCCGACGGATCAGATATACTGGGGACAAATCTTCATCTCCATGGTCATCATGCCATTTGGTATGGACATGAGCTTTCCGGCCGCGACACTGATCCTATCCAACGACGTATCCAAGGAGCACCAGGGGATCGGGGCGAGCCTCGTCAATACGGTCGTCAACTACGGCATCGCCTTGGGTGTCGGCTTCGCGGGCACCGTCGAGGTGCAAGTGAACGGAAAGGGCGAGTTGGTGGAAGAGAAAATTCGCGGTTTCAAGGGCGCCCTGTACATGGGCGTCGGCCTTGCCAGCCTCGGCCTGGCTGTGAGTCTGGTGTTTCTAGCAAGAGAGCTTTTCAAACCGACGCGGCCGAATGGCTCTCTGCGACCGGCTGTACCAGCATGA